The genome window GCTCAAATGGACATTGGGCGGGGATCAATTGACAGAGCCTGTGGGCAAGTTGACGATCGTTAACTTGAATATGGTCTAACCATTGACGCAATGGTTTTAAGGGTTGAAAGTTGTGCTTAAGCGCACCAAAAATTGACCTATTGTTGTGACTATCTTGCTCTGATCGTTGCAGCCAAATCCAACTCGCCAGAGCTAAATTTTGGGTAGCGTAGCACGATAGCTGAAACGTTTCATCACTGTCTAACGTTTGTTCTGTTGAATCGTGAACTACTTCGTAGGCTAAAATCATAGACTTTGCCAACGCCTTGACGGCTGACCCAGATACCACATCCCTGTACTTCCAGTCAGGCGCAGTTACAGGCTTGCAAGTTGACATACGACATCCTCACGCTGAGGCTGAACTCTACTACTAGACACTGCTCTAAAAGACAGT of Cyanobacteriota bacterium contains these proteins:
- a CDS encoding Mo-dependent nitrogenase C-terminal domain-containing protein; this translates as MASWIWLQRSEQDSHNNRSIFGALKHNFQPLKPLRQWLDHIQVNDRQLAHRLCQLIPAQCPFERDIQLFGRILFHIPPLCKLNPLYDELVHLRFRALSYLADDCGEDVSAYI